In the genome of Streptomyces sp. NBC_00433, the window AGTCCGGCGGTTCCAACCTGAAGATCATCTCGGGTTCCGCCTCGGGCGGTGTGAAGCTGGTGGTCAACCCGGCGAAGATCAAGACCCTGGCGGACGTCAAGGGCAAGAAGATCGCCACCCCGCAGCTCGGCAACACGCAGGACGTGGCACTGCTGAACTGGATCAAGTCGCAGGGCTGGAAGGTCGACGCGCAGAGCGGCAAGGGCGACGTGTCGGTGGTGCGCACCGACAACAAGATCACCCCCGACGCGTACAAGAACGGCTCCATCGACGGTGCGTGGGTGCCGGAACCCACCGCCTCGAAGCTGGTCGCCGAGGGCGCCAAGGTGCTGCTGGACGAGGGCACGCTGTGGCCGAACAAGCAGTTCGTGATCACCAACGTGATCGTGTCGCAGAAGTTCCTGTCGGCTCACCCCGACGTGGTCGAGGCCGTGCTGCGCGGCTCGGTGAAGACCAACGCGTGGATCAAGGCGAACTCCGACAAGGCCAAGGCCGACGCCAACGCCGAGTTGAAGGACCTGACGCAGAAGGCGCTGGCCCCGGCGGTCCTGGACCCGGCGTGGGCGTCGATCCAGGTGCTCGACGACCCGCTGGCCGCGACCGCCAAGACCGAGGCCGAACACGCGGTCTCCGCGGGCCTGCTCAAGGCGCCGAAGCTGGACGGCATCTACGACCTGACGCTGCTCAACAAGGTCCTCAAGGCCCAGGGGCAGCCGGCGGTCGACGCGGCGGGTCTCGGCACCCAGTGACAGCGGCGCGGCAGGGCACACGGCAGCAACCGACCAGCTGATCCAACCGAGAACCCCAGGAGGTGACTTCCATGGCCGACACTCTCACCAGTGCCGCCGCGCAGGACGCGGAAAGCGCCGCTCCCGCGGCCAGGCTCGACCATGTGTCGAAGGCGTTCGGCAGGCCCGGCGCCCAGCAGCTGGTGCTGGACGACATCACACTCGATGTGCGCCCCGGCGAGTTCGTCTGCCTCCTGGGGGCCTCGGGATGCGGCAAATCGACGCTGCTGAACCTGGTCGCCGGGCTCGACGAGCCGTCCACCGGGAGCATCGTGACTCCCGGTGGCCGGCCGGCCCTGATGTTCCAGGAGCACGCGCTCTTCCCGTGGCTGACCGCGGGCAAGAACATCGAACTGACGCTGCGGATGCGCGGGATGCCGCGCGAGCAGCGCCGCCCCGAGGCCGAGCGGCTGCTGTCGCTGGTGCGGCTGAGCGGGGCGTACGACAAGCGGGTGCACGAGCTGTCCGGCGGTATGCGGCAGCGCGTCGCGCTGGCCAGGGCGCTCGCCCAGGACAGCCAGCTGCTGCTGATGGACGAGCCGTTCGCGGCGCTGGACGCGATCACCCGGGACGTGCTGCACGACGAACTGACCCGGATCTGGTCGGAGACCGACCTGTCGGTGCTGTTCGTGACGCACAACGTGCGGGAGGCGGTACGGCTCGCGCAGCGGGTCGTGCTGCTCTCGTCGCGGCCCGGACGGATCAACCGCGAGTGGTCCATCGACATACCGCAGCCTCGCCGGATCGAGGACGCGGCCGTGGCCGACCTCTCCGTCGAGATCACCGAAGAACTGCGTGGGGAGATCCGCCGCCATGGCCAGCACTGAGACGTCGGGGGCGCAGGACGCCGCGCCCCTGGAGAAGGCGCCCGCGGACGCCCCCGCGGGCGAGCGGCCCGACCGGCACGACCTGTCGGGCCTTGAGGCGGGCCTCGACGCGCTGGACACCGTCGTCGTCAAGCGCGTCCCGATCGGGCAGGTGCTGGTCAAGAAGGTGCTGCCGCCGATCAGCGCGATCCTGCTGGTCCTCGTGGTGTGGCAGCTTGCGGTCTGGGCCAAGCTCGCCGACCGGACGAAGCTGCCCAGCCCCTCGGCGGTCGGCCAGGAGCTGGCCGACCGGTGGAATGCCGGCGACCTGTTCTCGATCATCTGGACCAGCGTGTCGCACGGCCTGCTGGGCTTCGTCGCCGCCCTGATCATCGGCACCCCGCTGGGCCTGGTGGTGGCCAGGGTGCCGTTCGTACGGGCCGCGATCGGGCCGATCCTGTCCGGTCTGCAGTCGCTGCCCTCGGTGGCGTGGGTGCCGGCCGCGGTGATCTGGCTCGGCCTGAACAATTCCACGATGTACGCCGTCATCCTGCTCGGCGCGGTGCCGTCGATCGCCAACGGCCTGGTGGCCGGCATCGACCAGGTGCCGCCGCTGTATCTGCGGGCCGGCCGCACCATCGGCGCCACCGGGCTGCGCGGGGCGTGGTTCATCCTGCTGCCCGCCGCGCTGCCCGGCTACGTGGCGGGCCTGAAACAGGGCTGGGCCTTCTCCTGGCGCTCGCTGATGGCCGCCGAGCTGATCGCGTCCTCGCCCGACCTGGGTGTGGGGCTCGGCCGCTACCTGGAGAACATGCGGGAGGGCTCCGACATGGCCGGCGTCTTCCTGGGCATCCTGCTGATCCTCTTCGTCGGTATCGCCATCGACCTGCTGATCTTCAGCCCGCTGGAGCGCTGGGTGCTGCGCTCCCGCGGACTGACCGCGCGGAGCCAGTGACCTTGCGCCCCGGCCTGTCCGCGCCCCCGCTGCTCGTCATCGCGCACGGCTCCCGCGACCCGCGGCACGCCGCGACCGTGCGGGCGCTGACGCGGCGGGTGGCGGCGGCCAGGCCGGGGCTGCGGGTCGACACCGCCTTCCTGGACTTCAACGCGCCCTCGGTGCCGCAGGCCGTCAGCCGGCTCGCGGCCGACGGCGTCACGGACGCGGTGGCGCTGCCGCTGCTGCTGACCCGGGCCTTCCACGCCAAGACCGACATCCCCGCGGTGCTGCGCGAGTCCGCCGCGGCGCTGCCCCGGCTGCGGCTGCGCACCGCGGACGTCCTGGGTCCCTCCCCCCTGCTGACGGCCGCGCTGGAGCGCCGGCTGTCCGAGGCCGGGCTGCGGCCCGGTGACCGCCCGTCGACCGGCGTCGTGCTGGCCTCGGCGGGCTCCACCGATCCGGAGGCGGGCGCGGTGATCGCAGAAATCGCGCGGGAGTGGCGGCACACCGGTTGGTGCGCCGTGCGGCCCGCGTTCGCCTCCGCGTCCCTGCCCCGCACCGAGGACGCCGTCAGGGCGCTGCGCGCCGAAGGGGTGCGGCGGATCGCCGTGGCACCGTACGTGATCGCGCCCGGTTTCCTGCCCGACCGGATCGCCCGCGGCGCCCGCGAGGCGGGCGCGGACCTGCTGGCGCCGGTGCTCGGCGCGGCCCCCGAGGTGGCCGGGCTGCTGCTGCGCCGCTACGACGAGGCGCTGCGGCCGGCCGCCCGCCGGCTGCTGTCCGCCTGAGCCGTCCCGCCGGCCCGCACCGGGTGTGGCCTGGGCGTTCACTGCCGTACGTGTAAGGGACACACACCCCGTGATGGTGGGGTTGTCCCCACCCCCGAGGGGGAGATGGCCCGCTGTGAAGTCACCAGCAGGCCGGATGGGTCGGCACGTCTCCCGGCCGTAGCGTCCTTGGTGGAAGGAGCGGCCCGGCGCCGCCACCCGAGACGAGCCTTACAAGGGGGACACCGTGAGTCGCGCACGCGCACACGGCAGCAGGATGGGCATCGCGGCATCGATGGGCAGTTGGAGCGCCCGCCACCGGTGGGCCGCGGTGGGCGGGTGGCTGCTCTTCGTCATCCTCGCGGTCTTCGTCGGCCAGTCGGCCGGGCGGGTCGACGTCGACGAGGACCGGTCGATGCCCGGCGAGGTCAGCCAGGCCGCCACGATCAACGACGACGCGGGGCTCAAGCCCCCGGCGAGCGAGATGGTGCTCGTCCAGGCCAAGGGCGCGGGCAGCGCCACCGACCCGGGCTTCCGTACCGTGGTCGGCGAGGTGATGAGCGCGGTCAGGTCCACCGGCGGGGTCACCGCGGTCACCTCGCCCTACGACACCAAGTCGGTCTCCGCCGACGGGCGTTCCGCGCTGGTGCGGTTCGACATGCTCGGCGACCAGGAGACCGCCGCCGACCGGGTCGACCCGGTGATGGCCGTGGTCGAGCGGGTCCAGGCGAAGCACCCCGACCTGCGGATCGAGGAGTTCGGCGACGCCAGCGCGGAGAAGGTGCTCAACGACGCCTTCGGCAGCGACTTCCAGACCGCGGAGTTCTCCGCGGTGCCGCTGGCGCTCGGCATCCTGCTGATCGCCTTCGGCGCTCTGGTCGCGGCGCTGCTGCCGGTGGCGCTGGCGATGACCGCCTTCGTCGCGGCCGGCGGCGTGGTGGCGGTGGTCAGCCACCTGGTGCCGATGAGCGACACCGCCAACTCGGTGATGCTGCTGGTCGGCCTCGCGGTCGGCGTCGACTACTGCCTGTTCTACCTGCGCAGGGAGCGCGAGGAGCGGGCCGCGGGGCACGACGCGGACACCGCGCTGCGGATCGCCGCCGCCACCTCGGGCCGGGCGATCCTGATCTCCGGCGTCACCGTGATCGTGGCCATGGCGGGCATGCTCTTCACCGGCATCGGCGACTTCAAGGCCATGGGTGTGGCCACGATGATCGTGGTCGCCATCGCGATGTTCGGCTCGGTCACCGTGCTGCCCGCGCTGCTGTCGCTGCTCGGCCACCGGGTCGAGAAGGGCCGCATCCCGTTCCTGAACCGGCGGCGCAGGCGGCAGCAGGCCGCCGGCCGTCCCGCGGCGCCCGGCAACAGCCGCTTCTGGCGGTCCGTGCTCGGCCCGGTGCTGCGCCACCCCAGGGCGGCCACCGTCGTCGCCGGCGGCGCGCTGCTGGCGCTGGCACTGCCCGCCTTCGGCATGAAGACCGCGAATCTGTCGATGCAGCAGGAACTGGGCGACGGCCTGCCGATCATCCAGACCTACGACCACATCAACACCGCCTTCCCCGGCGGCCCCGACCCCGCCCACGTGGTGGTCAAGGCCGGCGACATCGACTCCCCCGCGGTCAAGGAGGCCATCGCCGCCTTCCGCGCCGAGGCGGTCTCCTCCGGCGCCAGCAAGGGCCCGGTGACCGTCACCGTGCACAGCGCGCAGGACATCGCCACGATCGACGTACCGCTGGAGGGCGGCAGCGACCGCGCCAAGGCCGAGGCCGACGTGAAGCTGCTGCGCGACCAGGTGCGCCCCGACACGCTCCTGAAGGTGGCGGGTGTGCAGGCGCCGGTCACCGGTGAGACGGCCGGGTCGATGGACTTCACCCACAAGATCACCAGCAGTGTGCCGCCGGTCTTCGCCTTCGTGACCGTCTTCGCCTTCCTGCTGATGCTGCTGTCCTTCAGGTCGCTGACCATCGCGCTGACCTCGATCGTGCTGAACCTGCTGTCGGTGGGCGCCGCCTACGGCATCCTCACCGCGGTCTTCCAGCACGGCTGGGGCGCGTCGCTGGTGGGCGCGCACGGCACCGGCGCGGTGGTGGCCTGGCTGCCGCTGTTCCTCTTCGTGATCCTCTTCGGGCTGAGCATGGACTACCACGTCTTCGTGGTCTCCCGGATCCGCGAGGCCAGGATGCGCGGGCTCGCCACCAAGGGCGCCATCGAGCACGGCATCACCACCACCGCGGGCGTCGTCACCAGCGCCGCCGTGATCATGGTCGCCGTCTTCGCGATCTTCGGCACCCTGTCGATGCAGAGCATGAAGCAGATGGGGGTCGGCCTGGCCTTCGCGGTGCTCATCGACGCCACCGTGATCCGCGGGGTGCTGCTGCCCGCGGTGATGACCCTGCTCGGCGACCGGAACTGGTACCTGCCGCGCTGGATGCACCGGATGCCCGACCTCACCCACGACGAGTCGGCCCTGCCACAGCCGCCGGCCGCCGCGCCGCACCCGGTGGAGCAGTTGCCCGACCGCGTCTGACCTGGCGCTTCCGCCACGGCGTGCCCCCGTACCGAAACGGTACGGGGGCACTGTCAGTGGTCGCGGTTACGGTGGAGGACATGACCGTACGGGAGAGCAGCGCGAGCGGAACGACGGTGACGGGTGCCGACGAGGTCGAGCGCGGCCTTGAGCAGCACCGGGTGGAGCTGACCGGCTATTGCTATCGGATGCTCGGCTCCGCCTTCGAGGCGGAGGACGCGGTGCAGGAGACGCTGGTGCGGGCCTGGCGGGCCGCCGACCGGTTCGAGGGCCGCTCCTCCCTGCGGTCGTGGCTGTACCGCATCGCGACCAACGTGTGCATGGACAGCCTCAATGCCGGCAAGCGCCGGGCCAGGCCGATGGACCTCTCCCCCGCGTCGCACGCCGACGCGGTGCTGCCCGACCCGACGTCGGACGGGATGTGGGTGGAGCCCGCCCCCGACGGCCGGGTGGTGCCCGAGGGCGGCGACCCGGCCGACGTGGTGGTCTCCCGGGAGACCGTCAGGCTCGCCTTCGTCGCCGCGTTGCAGCATCTGCCGCCGCGTCAGCGGGCGGTGCTGATCCTGCGCGAGGTGCTGGCCTGGAAGGCCAGCGAGACCGCGGAGCTGCTGGAGACGACCGTGGCGTCGGTGAACAGCGCGCTGCAGCGGGCCAGGGCCACCCTGGCGGAGGCCGGCGCGTCGGCCGACACCGCGATGCGCGACACGGCGCTGGACGAGGAGCGGGAGTCGCTGCTCGCCCGCTATGTCGACGCCTTCGAGCGGTACGACCTGGCGTCGCTGACCACCCTGCTGCACGAGGACGCGGTGCTCAACATGCCGCCTTATCCGATGTGGGTGACCGGTCACGACGACATACGGGACTTCATGGCGACCATCGGCGCCGGCTGCGCGGGGTCGCACCTGGTGCCGGTCGGGGCGAGCGGGCTGCCGGGCTTCGCGCAGTACCGCCCGACACCCGAGGGCGGTTTCCTGGCGTTCGCCCTCCAGGTGATCGAGACCTCCGGCGGCCGGATCAGCACGATGACGTCATTCCACGACGCTGCCCGGCTCTTCCCGCTCTTCGGGCTCCCACTCGAACTCCCCGCCGAGCCCGGAGAGTTGCACCAGCATGCGCAGTCCGGGTGACGCACCGCACAACCGCACCCGATGGCCGGTGCGGCGGGCAGCGAGCCGCAGCGTGGCCAGCGCTCCGAGGGTCGCGGTCGTGGCGGGCAGCCCGGCCGCGTCCACGCTGACCACCGCCGTACCACAGCTGTGACCTGCGGCTTTCTCAGGTCCAGGGGCCGGTGCCACCACATGGCCTCCTTCCGCGGGGCCGCCGGGCGGCGGTCTTCGCACATACCGACCTGCCGGGCGGTACGAAGTCATCGCTCACCGGGGTACGTATTCGGAGCGGACTGGCGGCAAACCACGCGGAAAACCGGGGCGCCGCAGTGGGACACTTGCCCTGTCCGTACACATGGTCGATGACACTGGCATATGCG includes:
- a CDS encoding aliphatic sulfonate ABC transporter substrate-binding protein; its protein translation is MSAQVSPATRTFAPRHRLIAVAAALPLLFGALAACGYGSDDKSDDSNSTAPAAASGTTGTTATKLSADEVKIGYFPNLTHATALVGLKEGFFQQELGSTKIKEATFNAGPAEIEALNAGAIDIGWIGPSPAINGYTKSGGSNLKIISGSASGGVKLVVNPAKIKTLADVKGKKIATPQLGNTQDVALLNWIKSQGWKVDAQSGKGDVSVVRTDNKITPDAYKNGSIDGAWVPEPTASKLVAEGAKVLLDEGTLWPNKQFVITNVIVSQKFLSAHPDVVEAVLRGSVKTNAWIKANSDKAKADANAELKDLTQKALAPAVLDPAWASIQVLDDPLAATAKTEAEHAVSAGLLKAPKLDGIYDLTLLNKVLKAQGQPAVDAAGLGTQ
- a CDS encoding ABC transporter ATP-binding protein, which gives rise to MADTLTSAAAQDAESAAPAARLDHVSKAFGRPGAQQLVLDDITLDVRPGEFVCLLGASGCGKSTLLNLVAGLDEPSTGSIVTPGGRPALMFQEHALFPWLTAGKNIELTLRMRGMPREQRRPEAERLLSLVRLSGAYDKRVHELSGGMRQRVALARALAQDSQLLLMDEPFAALDAITRDVLHDELTRIWSETDLSVLFVTHNVREAVRLAQRVVLLSSRPGRINREWSIDIPQPRRIEDAAVADLSVEITEELRGEIRRHGQH
- a CDS encoding ABC transporter permease; its protein translation is MASTETSGAQDAAPLEKAPADAPAGERPDRHDLSGLEAGLDALDTVVVKRVPIGQVLVKKVLPPISAILLVLVVWQLAVWAKLADRTKLPSPSAVGQELADRWNAGDLFSIIWTSVSHGLLGFVAALIIGTPLGLVVARVPFVRAAIGPILSGLQSLPSVAWVPAAVIWLGLNNSTMYAVILLGAVPSIANGLVAGIDQVPPLYLRAGRTIGATGLRGAWFILLPAALPGYVAGLKQGWAFSWRSLMAAELIASSPDLGVGLGRYLENMREGSDMAGVFLGILLILFVGIAIDLLIFSPLERWVLRSRGLTARSQ
- a CDS encoding sirohydrochlorin chelatase, with translation MSAPPLLVIAHGSRDPRHAATVRALTRRVAAARPGLRVDTAFLDFNAPSVPQAVSRLAADGVTDAVALPLLLTRAFHAKTDIPAVLRESAAALPRLRLRTADVLGPSPLLTAALERRLSEAGLRPGDRPSTGVVLASAGSTDPEAGAVIAEIAREWRHTGWCAVRPAFASASLPRTEDAVRALRAEGVRRIAVAPYVIAPGFLPDRIARGAREAGADLLAPVLGAAPEVAGLLLRRYDEALRPAARRLLSA
- a CDS encoding MMPL family transporter, yielding MGIAASMGSWSARHRWAAVGGWLLFVILAVFVGQSAGRVDVDEDRSMPGEVSQAATINDDAGLKPPASEMVLVQAKGAGSATDPGFRTVVGEVMSAVRSTGGVTAVTSPYDTKSVSADGRSALVRFDMLGDQETAADRVDPVMAVVERVQAKHPDLRIEEFGDASAEKVLNDAFGSDFQTAEFSAVPLALGILLIAFGALVAALLPVALAMTAFVAAGGVVAVVSHLVPMSDTANSVMLLVGLAVGVDYCLFYLRREREERAAGHDADTALRIAAATSGRAILISGVTVIVAMAGMLFTGIGDFKAMGVATMIVVAIAMFGSVTVLPALLSLLGHRVEKGRIPFLNRRRRRQQAAGRPAAPGNSRFWRSVLGPVLRHPRAATVVAGGALLALALPAFGMKTANLSMQQELGDGLPIIQTYDHINTAFPGGPDPAHVVVKAGDIDSPAVKEAIAAFRAEAVSSGASKGPVTVTVHSAQDIATIDVPLEGGSDRAKAEADVKLLRDQVRPDTLLKVAGVQAPVTGETAGSMDFTHKITSSVPPVFAFVTVFAFLLMLLSFRSLTIALTSIVLNLLSVGAAYGILTAVFQHGWGASLVGAHGTGAVVAWLPLFLFVILFGLSMDYHVFVVSRIREARMRGLATKGAIEHGITTTAGVVTSAAVIMVAVFAIFGTLSMQSMKQMGVGLAFAVLIDATVIRGVLLPAVMTLLGDRNWYLPRWMHRMPDLTHDESALPQPPAAAPHPVEQLPDRV
- a CDS encoding sigma-70 family RNA polymerase sigma factor translates to MTVRESSASGTTVTGADEVERGLEQHRVELTGYCYRMLGSAFEAEDAVQETLVRAWRAADRFEGRSSLRSWLYRIATNVCMDSLNAGKRRARPMDLSPASHADAVLPDPTSDGMWVEPAPDGRVVPEGGDPADVVVSRETVRLAFVAALQHLPPRQRAVLILREVLAWKASETAELLETTVASVNSALQRARATLAEAGASADTAMRDTALDEERESLLARYVDAFERYDLASLTTLLHEDAVLNMPPYPMWVTGHDDIRDFMATIGAGCAGSHLVPVGASGLPGFAQYRPTPEGGFLAFALQVIETSGGRISTMTSFHDAARLFPLFGLPLELPAEPGELHQHAQSG